A part of Emcibacter nanhaiensis genomic DNA contains:
- a CDS encoding AsmA family protein, whose translation MKKVGIGLAIIVVLLLGTLLVVPGFMDWNQYKSQIEEQASRLTGRNVRIAGDISLSILPSPALSAGDVSVSNIDGGIAAQMLTLKALDVKVAFFPLIRGNIKVKKFILVEPVLALELLADGRTNWDFSDPNAPAEKGGGADLSLEKFQISNGTVSYEDVAAGRKELLRNINADLSISSLQGPVSLDGKAKYKDLPLAVALEMGKMRDGRKVPLTLEASYLGDKVTGKFIGGALLDSENGELDGKLSLAAKDLSDLVDVMTALGRNGEPDVPAVQSVDYNKPFSMETGVKATPSSLTLSELDLTLGETRGQASLNATLGERISFDGKLALNSIELEPFLKIMEAQAAADSKAAKLVPAEQKAPDYSFLEQVDGTLDFSLGALKYNDKIASQISLKATAAGGQIEISDVHVNMPGGSDFSYAGAVSFDDHHPVLSGKLSLVSGNLRGLLEWLKVDISAIPSGRLTRFSFASDVRATEKLIQVYGISGVVDTSRFSGGLSYAVQDRLALGLDMKVDNVNLDSYLPARDPKAEPLDLKALLAPLGGFDANFILAGSNVTLQNSKVSSVRAEGVLKGGNLRLTQFDLKDMAGLDVRATGDASSLADTPRMSLDLFASAKDLGRLQRSLKLENGVDLKNMGAFSLTGTVKGGLDSLALDLNGRLGTSTVKMAGDVRAATLKQLPEVGSVDLKIDASGSSLSALIDQWNLPMTAPLSGDDRPVKIAGTVKGSEKMLNLDGSLAIAGGTVTFKGRTQAQAEGRSFDLATDVSSNDVRTFVRGLGVDFRPSRKSLGKLSLKSQLSGTEKNMKLQNIAGNIGTIKVNGSGALDLAGDIPKFDLTLTAGTIPLHHYLADEPVKKAGADKKWGDWSKDPIDLEPLRSVEGKATVTAASLTYNDYVFENPSFVAELKGGKLTIRDFTGRLFGGAVKMAGSLGGTNMAELDLDMSLTKASLSQATKVAGGISPVTGYFDFDGKFTGKGISQNALVSSLAGTGNLTASAGMINGLDIPKLSSQLSDMKSAGDFVKLLAVSLGKGQTPYKGGKSTITMKNGMAQFSPMDLELEGAKTGINLAVNMFQWKLDMDGSLSLVDHPDAPPLGLSATGAINSPKLQFQTSRIKEYVASKIASNMLQNMIGGNEGLKGIFGVPGTQQEGTTTEQAPAEEQPKETPENLGRKLLEKLFQKPEQKEETPPQ comes from the coding sequence TTGAAAAAGGTAGGAATCGGGCTCGCCATAATCGTTGTCCTTCTCCTGGGCACCCTTCTTGTGGTCCCGGGCTTCATGGACTGGAACCAGTATAAAAGCCAGATCGAGGAACAGGCCTCCCGCCTGACCGGTCGCAATGTGCGTATTGCCGGCGATATTTCCCTGTCGATTCTGCCGTCCCCGGCGCTCAGCGCGGGGGATGTGAGCGTCTCCAACATTGACGGCGGTATCGCCGCGCAGATGCTGACCCTGAAGGCGCTTGATGTGAAGGTGGCCTTTTTTCCGCTGATCCGGGGCAATATCAAGGTCAAGAAATTCATTCTGGTGGAGCCGGTGCTGGCGCTGGAGCTTTTGGCCGACGGGCGCACCAACTGGGACTTTTCCGACCCGAACGCCCCGGCGGAGAAGGGGGGGGGCGCTGACCTCAGCCTGGAGAAATTCCAGATCAGCAACGGCACCGTGAGTTATGAGGATGTGGCGGCCGGGCGCAAGGAACTGCTGCGCAATATCAATGCGGACCTGTCCATCAGCAGCCTGCAGGGGCCCGTGAGCTTGGACGGCAAAGCCAAATACAAGGACCTGCCGCTGGCGGTGGCGCTGGAGATGGGCAAGATGCGGGACGGCCGCAAGGTGCCGTTGACGCTGGAGGCGTCCTATCTCGGCGACAAGGTGACCGGCAAGTTTATCGGCGGCGCCCTGCTGGATAGTGAGAACGGCGAACTGGACGGCAAGCTCAGCCTGGCGGCAAAGGACCTGTCCGACCTGGTGGATGTGATGACGGCGCTGGGCCGCAACGGCGAGCCGGACGTGCCTGCAGTCCAGTCGGTGGACTATAACAAACCTTTCAGTATGGAGACCGGCGTGAAAGCGACACCCTCCAGCCTGACCTTGTCGGAGCTGGATCTGACCTTGGGGGAAACCCGCGGCCAGGCTTCGCTCAATGCCACCTTGGGGGAACGGATCAGCTTTGACGGCAAACTGGCGCTGAACAGCATAGAGCTGGAGCCCTTCCTGAAGATCATGGAAGCCCAGGCTGCGGCCGACAGCAAGGCCGCCAAACTGGTGCCTGCGGAGCAGAAGGCACCGGATTACAGTTTCCTGGAACAGGTGGACGGGACCCTGGACTTCAGCCTCGGTGCACTGAAATATAATGACAAGATCGCTAGCCAGATTTCCCTGAAGGCGACCGCTGCCGGCGGGCAGATCGAGATCAGCGACGTCCATGTCAATATGCCGGGAGGATCCGACTTCTCCTATGCCGGGGCAGTGAGTTTTGACGACCACCACCCGGTGCTGAGCGGCAAACTGTCCCTGGTCTCCGGTAACCTGCGGGGGCTGCTGGAATGGCTGAAAGTGGATATCTCCGCTATTCCCAGTGGGCGCCTGACCCGGTTTTCCTTTGCCAGCGACGTGCGGGCGACGGAAAAACTGATCCAGGTGTACGGCATCAGTGGCGTGGTGGATACCTCGCGCTTTTCCGGGGGGCTGTCCTATGCGGTCCAGGACCGGCTGGCGCTTGGTCTGGACATGAAAGTGGACAATGTCAACCTGGACAGCTACCTGCCGGCCAGAGATCCCAAGGCTGAACCGCTGGACCTCAAGGCCCTGCTTGCCCCGCTGGGCGGTTTTGACGCCAACTTCATCCTGGCGGGCAGCAATGTCACGCTGCAAAACAGTAAAGTCTCCAGTGTGCGGGCCGAAGGGGTGCTCAAGGGCGGCAACCTGCGGCTGACCCAGTTTGACCTCAAGGATATGGCCGGACTGGATGTTCGGGCGACCGGCGACGCCAGCAGTCTGGCCGACACCCCCCGGATGTCACTGGACCTGTTTGCCTCGGCCAAGGACCTGGGGCGGTTGCAGCGCAGCCTGAAACTGGAAAACGGTGTGGACCTGAAAAATATGGGTGCGTTCAGCCTGACCGGAACGGTAAAAGGCGGGCTCGACAGTCTGGCGCTCGACCTGAATGGCCGCCTCGGCACCAGCACGGTCAAAATGGCCGGCGATGTACGGGCCGCGACCCTGAAGCAGCTCCCGGAAGTGGGCAGCGTGGACCTGAAGATCGATGCTTCGGGCAGCAGCCTCAGCGCCCTGATTGACCAATGGAACCTGCCCATGACGGCGCCGCTGTCCGGGGACGACCGGCCGGTCAAGATTGCCGGCACGGTCAAGGGCAGTGAAAAAATGCTGAACCTGGACGGCAGTCTTGCCATTGCCGGGGGCACCGTGACCTTCAAGGGGCGCACCCAGGCTCAGGCAGAAGGACGAAGTTTCGATTTGGCGACGGATGTCAGCAGCAATGATGTCAGGACCTTTGTGCGCGGGCTGGGGGTCGATTTCCGGCCGTCCCGGAAGTCTCTTGGCAAGCTTTCTTTGAAGAGCCAGTTGTCAGGCACCGAGAAGAATATGAAACTGCAGAATATTGCCGGTAACATCGGGACCATCAAGGTCAACGGGTCCGGCGCGCTGGACCTGGCCGGGGATATTCCAAAGTTTGATCTTACCCTGACTGCCGGGACCATACCCCTGCATCACTATCTGGCGGACGAACCGGTCAAAAAAGCCGGGGCGGACAAGAAATGGGGCGACTGGTCGAAGGACCCCATTGATCTGGAGCCGCTCCGCTCCGTGGAAGGCAAGGCGACGGTGACTGCCGCCAGCCTGACCTATAATGACTATGTGTTTGAAAATCCAAGTTTCGTGGCCGAGCTGAAAGGCGGCAAGCTGACCATTCGCGACTTCACCGGCCGCCTGTTCGGGGGCGCGGTGAAAATGGCCGGCAGCCTGGGGGGCACCAATATGGCGGAACTGGATCTGGATATGTCTCTGACCAAGGCGTCCCTGTCCCAGGCGACCAAGGTTGCCGGCGGGATCAGCCCGGTGACCGGCTATTTCGATTTTGACGGCAAGTTTACCGGCAAGGGGATCAGCCAGAATGCGCTGGTCTCTTCGCTGGCGGGCACCGGCAACCTGACGGCGTCCGCGGGGATGATTAACGGACTGGATATCCCCAAACTGAGCAGCCAGCTGTCGGACATGAAATCGGCCGGGGATTTTGTCAAACTGCTGGCCGTGTCCCTTGGCAAGGGACAGACCCCCTATAAAGGGGGCAAGAGCACCATCACCATGAAAAACGGCATGGCCCAGTTCAGTCCCATGGACCTGGAGCTGGAGGGCGCCAAGACAGGCATCAACCTGGCGGTGAACATGTTCCAGTGGAAACTGGATATGGACGGCAGCTTGTCGCTGGTGGACCATCCCGATGCGCCGCCCCTTGGCCTCAGCGCCACTGGGGCGATCAATAGCCCGAAGCTGCAGTTTCAGACCTCCAGGATCAAGGAATATGTGGCCTCCAAAATCGCCTCCAACATGTTGCAGAATATGATCGGCGGCAATGAAGGGCTGAAGGGTATCTTTGGCGTGCCGGGAACCCAGCAGGAAGGGACGACTACCGAACAGGCCCCGGCGGAGGAACAGCCGAAAGAGACGCCTGAAAACCTGGGCCGGAAACTGCTGGAAAAGCTGTTCCAGAAACCGGAACAGAAAGAAGAAACTCCGCCCCAGTAA
- a CDS encoding thioesterase family protein, whose amino-acid sequence MSREEQYGPVMLEATVKEEWIDFNGHMNMAYYILLFDQALNNFLESVDLGLDYVRTSHRSMFALENHVTYQHELNQGAPVKVHFQFLDMDSKFIHYFMRLVHKEEHLLSATMEQISLHVDVDERRPTRFSEEQIRCLRRVYEEHLKYPTPREKGRSIGIRRPKKG is encoded by the coding sequence ATGTCGAGAGAAGAACAATACGGTCCGGTCATGCTCGAAGCCACCGTAAAAGAAGAGTGGATTGATTTTAATGGCCATATGAATATGGCCTATTATATCCTTCTGTTTGACCAGGCCCTGAATAATTTTCTGGAATCCGTGGATCTTGGACTGGACTATGTACGCACCAGCCACCGCTCCATGTTTGCCCTGGAAAACCACGTCACCTACCAGCATGAACTGAACCAGGGCGCCCCGGTCAAGGTGCATTTCCAGTTCCTCGACATGGACAGCAAGTTCATCCATTATTTCATGCGCCTGGTGCACAAGGAGGAACATCTCCTGTCCGCCACCATGGAACAGATTTCCCTGCATGTGGATGTGGACGAGCGCCGGCCGACCCGCTTTTCCGAAGAACAGATAAGATGTCTGCGCAGGGTCTACGAGGAGCATCTGAAATATCCGACCCCGCGGGAAAAGGGGCGCTCCATCGGCATCCGCCGGCCGAAAAAAGGCTGA
- a CDS encoding chloride channel protein produces MADKYEKHFLHLPRFLKAPLLLLRRDTRQYIRTHDKVVSTVLAVLIGVFVAYAAILFRKLILLVQAHTLETGAENILDYVMALVWWKILLATTLGGLFVALIYRFILRENRAYSFVEVIEANALHHTRIPTAKGLVSAVAAAIALGSGSAAGREGPVVHLGATIASWFAQRLHLSDSVARTILGCGVAAATSASFNAPIAGVFFALEVVLGHYALHAFAPIVIASVTAAIISRIHLGDYPAFIIPDYQISSFYEFPAFLILGVVSAIAAIIFIRSVFFTENVAAKVMETSRLPDWTRPIFGGLAVGGLAIFCPYILGVGYGTTDSALKEALPLTLLLLLIVAKTAATSISLAFRFGTGVFSPTLFLGAMVGGAFGIIATRIAPELSGSQGLYAIVGMGAVCSAVLGAPISTILIVFELTGDYQITAALMVAVVISNLITHHYLHAASFFHLQMKAHGVDLEGGMARHLMRTTQVRGLIRDDYATVGEEAGLDRVRTLILEEGHNNLFVIDEQARIVGQITFPELRRYYRKREETRAEQEKKRLEAEDAGEEFIPEEQRPVHAINICRRVHEPLLPNDNLEHANDLFAREGEEILPVIDDEVRREIIGIVHLEDVLRRYNQALLEDYEK; encoded by the coding sequence ATGGCAGATAAATACGAAAAGCATTTCCTGCATCTGCCCCGCTTCCTGAAAGCGCCGCTCCTGCTGCTGCGCCGGGACACCCGGCAGTATATCCGCACCCATGACAAGGTCGTCAGTACCGTGCTTGCGGTACTGATCGGCGTGTTTGTCGCCTATGCAGCAATCCTGTTCCGCAAGCTGATCCTGCTGGTCCAGGCCCATACCCTGGAGACCGGCGCGGAAAATATCCTCGACTATGTCATGGCGCTGGTATGGTGGAAAATCCTGCTCGCCACCACCCTCGGCGGCCTGTTTGTCGCCCTGATTTACCGCTTTATCCTCCGGGAAAACCGTGCCTACAGCTTTGTCGAGGTGATCGAGGCCAACGCCCTGCACCATACCCGCATCCCTACGGCCAAGGGCCTGGTCAGCGCCGTTGCCGCCGCCATTGCGCTGGGCAGCGGCTCCGCCGCCGGCCGCGAGGGCCCGGTGGTGCATCTCGGCGCCACCATCGCCTCCTGGTTTGCGCAGCGCCTGCATCTCTCGGACAGCGTGGCCCGCACCATCCTCGGCTGCGGGGTCGCCGCCGCCACCTCCGCCAGCTTCAATGCCCCCATTGCCGGGGTGTTCTTCGCCCTCGAGGTGGTGCTCGGCCATTACGCCCTGCACGCCTTCGCGCCGATCGTGATTGCCTCGGTCACCGCCGCCATCATCTCCCGCATTCACCTCGGCGATTATCCGGCCTTCATCATTCCCGATTACCAGATCTCCAGCTTTTATGAATTCCCGGCCTTCCTGATCCTCGGCGTGGTCAGCGCCATCGCCGCCATCATCTTCATCAGGAGCGTCTTCTTTACCGAGAATGTGGCCGCCAAAGTGATGGAGACCAGCCGCCTGCCCGACTGGACCCGGCCCATTTTCGGCGGCCTCGCGGTGGGCGGACTGGCCATTTTCTGCCCCTATATCCTCGGCGTCGGCTACGGCACCACCGACAGCGCCCTCAAGGAAGCGCTGCCGCTCACCCTCCTGCTGCTGCTGATTGTCGCCAAGACCGCGGCCACCAGCATCAGCCTCGCCTTCCGCTTCGGCACCGGCGTGTTCAGCCCGACCCTGTTCCTCGGCGCCATGGTCGGCGGCGCTTTCGGCATCATCGCCACCCGGATCGCGCCGGAGCTCTCCGGCAGCCAGGGACTCTATGCCATTGTCGGCATGGGCGCGGTCTGCTCGGCGGTGCTCGGCGCCCCGATCAGCACCATCCTGATCGTGTTCGAGCTCACCGGCGACTACCAGATTACCGCCGCGCTGATGGTGGCCGTGGTGATCAGCAACCTGATCACCCACCATTACCTGCATGCGGCGAGCTTCTTCCATCTGCAGATGAAGGCGCACGGCGTCGACCTGGAGGGCGGCATGGCCCGGCATTTGATGCGCACCACCCAGGTCCGCGGCCTGATCCGCGACGATTACGCCACGGTGGGTGAGGAAGCCGGGCTCGACCGGGTGCGCACCCTGATCCTGGAGGAAGGCCACAACAACCTGTTTGTTATTGACGAGCAGGCCCGCATTGTCGGCCAGATCACCTTCCCGGAGCTCAGGCGCTATTACCGCAAGCGCGAGGAAACGCGCGCCGAGCAGGAGAAAAAGCGCCTTGAGGCCGAGGACGCGGGCGAGGAGTTCATCCCGGAAGAGCAACGGCCGGTACACGCCATCAACATCTGCCGCCGGGTCCATGAACCGCTGCTGCCCAATGACAATCTGGAGCATGCCAACGACCTGTTCGCCCGCGAAGGCGAGGAAATCCTGCCGGTGATCGACGACGAGGTGCGCCGGGAAATCATCGGCATCGTCCATCTCGAGGATGTGCTGCGCCGCTATAACCAGGCGCTTCTGGAGGATTACGAGAAATAA
- a CDS encoding class I SAM-dependent methyltransferase, giving the protein MDKSEKFWDKKAEKYARAKISDMATYEKKLAITRSYMRPDMEVLEQGCGSGSTALLHAPYVKHIRATDFSQNMVDIARAKAAEQGIDNVTFERATVEEPGQPDGSVDMVLALNLIHLVGDWPGAIRDAFRMLKPGGIYVTSTACLSDSMRFMKPIMPLGRAIGIFPAVSFFTQTAYRDAMTDAGFTIEHDWHPGGMKAVFMVARKPE; this is encoded by the coding sequence ATGGATAAATCGGAAAAATTCTGGGACAAAAAGGCCGAGAAATACGCCAGGGCCAAAATCTCGGACATGGCGACCTACGAGAAAAAGCTTGCCATCACCCGGAGCTATATGCGCCCCGACATGGAGGTGCTGGAACAGGGCTGCGGCTCCGGCTCCACCGCGCTTTTGCATGCGCCCTACGTGAAGCATATCCGCGCCACCGACTTCTCACAGAATATGGTCGATATCGCCCGCGCCAAGGCGGCAGAACAGGGCATCGACAATGTCACTTTCGAGCGCGCCACGGTGGAAGAGCCGGGCCAGCCGGACGGCTCGGTCGACATGGTGCTGGCCCTGAACCTGATCCACCTGGTGGGGGACTGGCCGGGCGCGATCCGGGACGCCTTCCGGATGCTGAAACCGGGCGGCATTTATGTCACCAGCACCGCCTGCCTCAGTGACAGCATGCGCTTCATGAAGCCGATCATGCCCCTCGGCCGGGCGATCGGCATCTTCCCCGCCGTCAGCTTTTTCACCCAGACCGCCTACCGCGACGCCATGACCGACGCCGGCTTCACCATCGAGCATGACTGGCACCCGGGCGGCATGAAGGCGGTGTTTATGGTGGCGCGGAAGCCGGAATAA
- a CDS encoding HD-GYP domain-containing protein, with protein sequence MKNKKPAAAEMLQTDEIVKDTLLHVTGLSDLYTQEHLVMVAELAARIAERLSVLPGEIEKIKLAAHLHDIGKHAVPGALLAKPGKLTHHEYELVKTHVDVGTGLLEKLNVSQEVIRMVGEHHERLDGSGYPRGLRGDEISLGGQIIGVADVISALMSKRTYRTAAGTREVGQILMSHTPHQMAPEVVLAALDCLESNVDEVFTLTDQVGDLLDEGRRYH encoded by the coding sequence ATGAAAAATAAAAAACCCGCGGCAGCCGAGATGCTGCAAACGGACGAGATCGTCAAAGACACGCTGCTTCACGTCACAGGCCTGAGCGACCTTTATACCCAGGAACATCTGGTCATGGTGGCCGAGCTTGCCGCCCGCATCGCCGAACGGCTGAGTGTGCTGCCGGGCGAGATCGAGAAGATCAAGCTGGCGGCCCACCTGCATGACATCGGCAAACATGCCGTGCCCGGCGCCCTGCTGGCCAAGCCGGGCAAGCTCACCCATCACGAATATGAACTGGTCAAGACCCACGTGGACGTCGGCACCGGCCTGCTGGAGAAACTCAACGTCAGCCAGGAAGTGATCCGCATGGTCGGCGAACATCACGAACGGCTCGACGGCAGCGGTTACCCGCGCGGTCTCAGGGGCGACGAGATTTCACTCGGCGGCCAGATCATCGGCGTCGCCGACGTGATCTCGGCGCTGATGTCCAAACGCACCTACCGCACCGCCGCCGGCACCCGCGAAGTGGGCCAGATCCTGATGAGCCACACCCCGCACCAGATGGCGCCGGAGGTGGTGCTGGCCGCGCTCGACTGCCTGGAGAGCAATGTGGACGAGGTCTTCACCCTGACCGACCAGGTCGGCGACCTGCTCGATGAAGGCCGACGATATCATTGA
- a CDS encoding SDR family oxidoreductase has protein sequence MKIAVAAASGELGRLVMAELLNRMPAGDLVAVVRSPDKVADLAARGVEVRRGDYSEPASLDGALEGIDRLLLISSSEVGIRVAQHGNVVDAAKRAGVSLIAYTSLLHADTSPMGHAPEHFATEELIRASGLPYAMLRHTYYMENYTGRIPAALESGVLLGSAGDGRISAATRADLALAAAIVLTGEASGNSVYELAGDECFTLSEFAAELGRQTGREIIYRNIPEADYAAALEAAGLPTFLAEMLAESDAGMAEDGLFDDSHQLSTLIGRPTTGMVESVEKFLSL, from the coding sequence ATGAAAATAGCGGTAGCGGCGGCGTCGGGCGAACTGGGCCGGCTGGTGATGGCGGAGCTTTTGAACAGGATGCCGGCGGGCGACCTGGTGGCGGTGGTGCGGAGCCCGGACAAAGTGGCGGACCTCGCCGCCCGGGGCGTGGAGGTGCGCCGGGGCGACTATTCGGAGCCCGCGAGCCTGGACGGCGCGCTCGAAGGCATCGACCGGCTGCTGCTGATCTCCTCCAGTGAGGTCGGAATCCGCGTCGCCCAGCACGGCAATGTGGTCGACGCCGCGAAACGGGCCGGGGTCAGCCTGATCGCCTATACCAGCCTGCTGCATGCGGACACATCGCCCATGGGCCATGCGCCGGAACATTTCGCCACGGAAGAGCTGATCCGGGCCAGCGGCCTCCCCTACGCGATGCTGCGCCACACCTATTATATGGAAAATTACACCGGCCGGATTCCGGCGGCGCTGGAGAGCGGGGTGCTGCTCGGGTCAGCCGGGGACGGGCGGATTTCCGCCGCCACCCGCGCCGACCTGGCGCTTGCCGCCGCCATCGTGCTGACCGGGGAAGCGTCCGGCAACTCCGTCTATGAACTGGCCGGGGATGAATGTTTTACCCTCAGCGAGTTTGCGGCGGAGCTCGGCCGCCAGACCGGGAGGGAGATCATCTACAGGAATATTCCCGAAGCGGACTATGCCGCCGCGCTCGAGGCCGCCGGGCTGCCCACGTTTCTCGCCGAAATGCTGGCGGAGTCCGACGCCGGCATGGCCGAGGACGGCCTGTTCGACGACAGTCACCAGCTCAGCACCCTGATTGGCCGACCGACGACGGGCATGGTGGAGAGTGTGGAAAAATTTTTGAGTCTTTAA
- a CDS encoding type II toxin-antitoxin system RelE/ParE family toxin → MQKEWIVEFCEEFENEFNGYPENVQDAIMAAAEVLQRDGPQLGQHHEEPIYNWSFADIKDLYLPTGDKIWEIFFYFDPNRMVILLTARGNLDAAENNLVHRITIANDRINLFLKKRKV, encoded by the coding sequence ATGCAGAAAGAATGGATCGTAGAATTTTGCGAGGAGTTCGAGAATGAATTCAATGGCTATCCGGAAAATGTGCAGGACGCTATAATGGCAGCAGCAGAAGTATTGCAACGAGATGGCCCTCAATTGGGTCAACACCATGAAGAACCCATCTATAATTGGAGCTTTGCAGATATAAAGGATCTGTATCTCCCTACAGGAGATAAGATCTGGGAAATCTTCTTCTATTTTGATCCAAACCGTATGGTCATCCTTCTTACGGCCAGAGGCAATTTAGACGCGGCAGAAAATAATCTTGTTCATCGTATTACAATTGCGAACGATCGCATCAACCTCTTTTTAAAAAAGCGGAAAGTATAG
- a CDS encoding helix-turn-helix domain-containing protein produces the protein MGTTLNEKLATFSPERQKRIKAAADRMEQHLTLQKLRKARELTQEKVATTLHVKQATVAQFEKRSDLLLSTLRQYVKAVGGELKLVVDFPGQPPIVLDGLGEEAQERLVFGQRAKEDKESASENSAAVAKETSV, from the coding sequence ATGGGCACTACTTTAAATGAAAAACTGGCGACATTTTCACCAGAACGACAAAAGCGGATCAAGGCCGCGGCCGACCGCATGGAACAACATCTCACCCTGCAAAAACTGCGAAAGGCGCGAGAGCTGACCCAGGAAAAAGTAGCGACTACACTCCACGTCAAGCAGGCCACCGTTGCCCAGTTCGAAAAACGTAGCGACCTGCTGCTCTCCACCCTGCGTCAATATGTAAAGGCCGTGGGCGGCGAGCTTAAGCTGGTGGTCGATTTCCCCGGCCAGCCGCCGATAGTGCTGGACGGACTGGGTGAAGAAGCACAAGAACGTCTGGTCTTCGGCCAGCGGGCCAAGGAAGACAAGGAATCTGCCAGCGAAAACAGTGCGGCAGTGGCGAAAGAAACCTCCGTCTGA